The following is a genomic window from Azospirillaceae bacterium.
CCTCGTTGCGCCCTGCGGTGCTCACTCCGGCGGCTGCGGTCGCAGCCTAAGCGGCATGAGTCAAAGTCTCATGCCGCTGGTTTTGTTTTAGGTCTTAACGGTTTTTACCGACGGCCACGGGACGCGGGCGGCCTTCGGTGGGGATACGCACCACGTCGGCGCCGGGGCCGGGGCTGCGCAGCAGGTCGATCAGGCGGGCCAGCATGCCGCGCATCTCACGACGGTGCACCACCATGTCCACCATGCCGTGTTCCAGCAGGTATTCCGACCGCTGGAAGCCTTCCGGCAGGGTCTCGCGGATGGTGCTTTCGATCACGCGGGCGCCGGCGAAGCCGATCTGGGCGCCGGGTTCGGCCAGGTGGATGTCGCCCAGCATGGCGAAACTGGCGGTCACGCCACCCGTGGTCGGGTCGGTCAGGATGACCAGATAGGGCAGGCCCGCCTCTTTCACCATCTCGGCCGCGATGATGGTGCGCGGCATCTGCATCAGCGACAGGATGCCTTCCTGCATGCGCGCCCCACCGGAGGCCGGCACCACGATCAGCGGCGCCTGCTGCAGCACGGCCAGCTTGGCGGCGGCCAGCAGGCCCTCGCCCACCGCCATGCCCATGGAACCGCCCATGAAGGTGAAGTCGAAGGCGGCAACCACGGCGGCGCGCCCGTCGATGCGGCCATGCGCCACGACGATGGCGTCCGGCCGGCCGGTCTTGGACTGCGCGTCCTTCAGGCGGTCGGTATAGCGC
Proteins encoded in this region:
- the accD gene encoding acetyl-CoA carboxylase, carboxyltransferase subunit beta — encoded protein: MNWLTNFVRPKLQALVSKKEVPDNLWHKCPSCGAMIFHRDLEENLHVCQHCGFHMRLDPMQRLRMTLDPGFQTIELPKPVVDPLKFRDQKRYTDRLKDAQSKTGRPDAIVVAHGRIDGRAAVVAAFDFTFMGGSMGMAVGEGLLAAAKLAVLQQAPLIVVPASGGARMQEGILSLMQMPRTIIAAEMVKEAGLPYLVILTDPTTGGVTASFAMLGDIHLAEPGAQIGFAGARVIESTIRETLPEGFQRSEYLLEHGMVDMVVHRREMRGMLARLIDLLRSPGPGADVVRIPTEGRPRPVAVGKNR